In Mycolicibacterium aubagnense, the DNA window CCGCGACGAGCTGACCATCGAGGTACGCCGCGCGCACCTGGTGGCGGTGGCCCAGGCGCTGCGCGACGAGCTGAGATTCGAGCTGTGTCTGGGAGTTTCCGGGGTGCATTACCCGGACGAGCCCGACCGCGAGTTGCACGCCGTGTACCCGCTGATGTCCATCACGCACAACCGCCGTATTCGGGTCGAGGTGTGCGCCCCGGATGCCCATCCGCATGTCCCGTCGCTGTACTCGGTGTACCCGACCACCGACTGGCACGAGCGGGAGACCTACGACTTCTTCGGCATCATCTTCGACGGCCACCCGGCGCTGACGCGCATCGAAATGCCCGACGACTGGGTGGGACATCCGCAGCGCAAGGACTACCCGCTCGGCGGCATACCCGTCGAGTACCACGGCGCGAAGATTCCGCCCCCGGACGAACGGCGGGCCTACAGCTGATGACTGTGGACAACGAACCCGATGGCCGCGAACGTGTGGTCACCGTCGGCGGTCAAGACTGGGCCGACGTCGTCGCCGCGGCCCGCGAGAGCGCTGTCGCCGGCGAACGCATCGTGGTCAACATGGGGCCGCAGCATCCCTCCACCCACGGCGTGCTGCGGCTGATCCTGGAGATCGACGGCGAGACCATCACCGAGGCCAGGTGTGGAATCGGCTACCTGCACACCGGGATCGAGAAGAACCTCGAATACCGCACGTGGACGCAGGGCGTCACTTTCGTGACGCGGATGGATTACCTGTCCCCCTTCTTCAACGAAACCGCGTACTGCCTGGGCGTCGAGAAGCTGCTCGGCGTCACCGACGATATTCCGGAGCGCGCCAACGTCATCCGAGTCATGCTCATGGAGCTCAACCGGATCTCGTCGCACCTCGTCGCACTCGCGACCGGCGGCATGGAACTGGGCTCCATGTCGGCGATGTTCTTCGGGTTCCGGGAACGCGAACTGGTGTTGTCGATCTTCGAGACCATCACGGGACTCCGGATGAACCACGCGTACATCCGCCCGGGCGGGCTGGCCGCCGACCTACCCGACGACGCGCTGCCGCGGCTGCGGGAACTACTGCAGTTGCTGCCGAAACGGTTGCGCGACATGGAAAACCTGCTCAACGAGAACTACATCTGGAAGGCACGCACCCAGGGGGTCGGATACCTGGACCTGACAGGCTGCATGGCGCTGGGCATCACCGGACCGGTATTGCGGTCGACGGGGCTTCCGCATGACCTGCGCAAGTCGCAGCCGTACTGCGGCTACGAGTCGTACGACTTCGACGTCATCACCGATGACCAGTGTGACGCCTACGGTCGCTACCTGATTCGGGTCCGCGAGATGCACGAGTCCATCAAGATCATCGAGCAGTGTGTGGATCGATTGGGCAAGACGGGCCCCGGGCCCGTGATGATCACCGACAAGAAGCTGGCCTGGCCGGCGGACCTGAAAGTCGGCCCCGACGGCCTGGGTAACTCCAATGAGCACATCGCCAAGATCATGGGCTCATCCATGGAGGCCCTGATCCACCATTTCAAGCTGGTCACCGAGGGCATCCGCGTGCCCGCCGGGCAGGTGTACATCGCGGTCGAATCCCCCCGCGGCGAGCTGGGCGTACACATGGTCTCCGACGGCGGCACCCGTCCGTACCGAGTGCACTACCGCGATCCGTCGTTCACCAATCTGCAGGCGGTGTCGGTGATGTGCGAGGGGTCCATGGTCGCCGACGCCATCGCCGCGGTGGCGTCGATCGATCCGGTCATGGGAGGCGTCGACAGATGACCGCTATCGAACTCCGTCTCGGGCCACGTCCGGACGAGCCCGGCCCGCCCATCGGCCAAGGGCCGCAGTCCTACTCGACCGAGGTGAGCGCGACGCTGGCGGCCGATGCGGCCACGATCATCGCCCGGTATCCCAGTGCGCGCTCCGCATTGTTGCCGCTGCTGCACCTCGTCCAGTCGCAGGACGGTTATCTGACGCCAGCCGGAATCTCCTTCTGTGCCGGGCAATTGGACCTCAGCGCCGCAGAAGTCACCGCCGTCGCCACCTTCTACTCGATGTACCGGCGCACCCCCGCCGGCGAGTATCTCGTCGGAGTCTGCACCAACACGTTGTGCGCCATCATGGGCGGCGACGCCATTCTGGAGACACTCGAGGATCACCTCGGCCTCGGCGCCGGCGAGACCACCGCCGACGGCCGGGTCACGCTGGAACACATCGAATGCAACGCCGCCTGCGACTACGCCCCCGTCGTCATGGTCAACTGGGAGTTCTTCGACGACCAAACCCCCGGTTCCGCACGCGAACTCGTGGACGCGCTGCGGGCCGGGGAACCGGTGACCCCGACGCGCGGCGCGACTCTCTGCACCTTCAAGGAAACGGCGCGCATGCTGGCCGGCTTCCCCGACGAGCGCCCGGGAAGCAACGACTCCGAACCGGGCGCCGCGACCCTGGCCGGGTTGCGGATCGCCGAGGAGCGCGGGATGGAGGCGCCCCAATGACCTCGACAGGACTGACGCCGGTACTGAGCAGACATTGGGATCAGCCGCAGTCATGGACGCTGCAGAGCTACGTTCGGCACGGCGGCTACCAGGCCCTACGCGCGGTGTTGCGGAAGCAACCCGCCGAAGTCATTGCACTGGTCAAGGATTCGGGACTCCGTGGCCGCGGCGGCGCGGGCTTCCCGACAGGGACGAAGTGGTCGTTCATCTCCCCCGACGACGGCCGGCCCCATTATCTGGTGGTCAACGCCGACGAATCCGAACCGGGGACGTGCAAGGACATCCCGCTGATGCTGGCGACGCCGCACGCATTGGTGGAAGGCGCCATCATCGCGTCCTACGCCATCGGCGCCCGGCACGCCTTCATCTATCTGCGCGGTGAGGTGGTTCCGGTCCTGCGCCGGCTGCAGGGCGCCGTGGCCGAGGCCTACGCCAACGGATATCTCGGCACCAACATCGCCGGTACCGGTTTCGACCTGGACCTGGTGGTCCACGCCGGCGCGGGCGCCTACATCTGCGGCGAGGAGACCGCACTGCTCGACTCACTGGAGGGACGGCGCGGCCAACCCCGTTTGCGCCCACCGTTTCCCGCGGTCGCCGGGCTGTACGCCTGCCCGACCGTGGTCAACAACGTCGAGTCGATCGCCAGCGTCCCATCCGTGATCCGCCACGGCGTCGACTGGTTCCGGTCGATGGGGTCGGAGAAGTCCCCCGGCTTCACGCTGTACTCGCTGTCCGGCCATGTCACGAGACCAGGACAATACGAAGCGCCCCTGGGAATTTCGCTGCGTGAGCTCCTGGAGTGCGCGGGCGGGGTCCGTGCCGGACACCAATTGAAGTTCTGGACCCCGGGCGGATCGTCGACACCGATGTTGACACCCGAACATCTGGACACCCCGTTGGACTATGAAGGCATGGCAGGGGTCGGCTCGATGCTGGGCACCAAGGCACTGCAGATTTTCGACGAGACCACCTGCGTGGTGCGCGCGGTGCGGCGGTGGACCCAGTTCTACGCGCACGAATCCTGTGGCAAGTGCACACCCTGCCGGGAAGGCACGTACTGGCTGGCCCAGATCTACGCCCGGCTGGAGAGCGGGCAGGCCGAGGCCGCCGATCTGGACAAGCTGCTCGACATCTCCGATGCCATCCTGGGTAAGTCGTTCTGTGCACTGGGCGACGGAGCCGCCAGCCCGATCATGTCCTCGCTCAAGTACTTCCGCGACGAGTACGTCGCCCACCTGAACGGCGGCTGTCCCTTCGATCCGCACGCCGCCACGGTCTTCGCCACGGAAGGAGCGGGCGCGTGACGGTAACCGAGCCGGCCAAGGGCGCGACTGCGGTCGAGATGGTCTCACTGACCATCGACGACCAGCAGATCAGTGTGCCCAAGGGCACGTTGGTGATTCGCGCCGCCGAGCTCATCGGGATCCAGATTCCCCGATTCTGTGACCACCCCCTCCTCGACCCGGTGGGTGCCTGTCGGCAATGCCTGGTCGAGGTCGAAGGTCAGCGGAAACCGTTGGCGTCATGCACCACCACGGTCACCCCGGACATGATCGTGCGCACCCAGCTGACGTCGGAAGCCGCCGACAAGGCACAGCACGGCGTGATGGAACTGCTGCTGATCAACCATCCGCTGGACTGCCCGGTATGTGACAAGGGCGGTGAATGCCCGCTGCAGAACCAGGCGATGTCCAACGGCCGCGCCGATTCTCGCTTCGAGGATGTCAAGCGCACCTACCCGAAACCCATCAACCTGTCCGCGCAGGTCTTGCTCGACCGGGAACGCTGTGTGCTGTGCGCGCGCTGCACCCGGTTCTCGAATCAGATTGCCGGCGACCCGTTCATCGAACTGCTGGAACGCGGGGCGCTGCAACAAGTCGGCGTCGGCGCAGGACCCGACGGTGGCGACCCGTTCGACTCGTACTTCTCCGGTAACACCGTGCAGATCTGCCCCGTCGGCGCGCTGACGGGCACCGCGTACCGGTTCCGGGCCCGGCCTTTCGATCTGGTCTCCTCCCCCAGCGTGTGCGAACATTGCGCCTCGGGTTGCGCGCAACGCACCGACCACCGGCGCGGAACAGTGTTGCGCCGCCTGGCCGGTGACGACCCGGAGGTCAACGAGGAATGGAACTGCGACAAAGGTCGCTGGGCCTTCACCTACGCGACGCAGGGTGACCGCATCACCACGCCGCTGATCCGGGACGCCGACGGCAGCCAGCGCCCGGCCTCGTGGCCCGAAGCCGTCGCCGTCGCCGTGCGCGGGCTGTCGGCCGCCGGTGCCCGAACCGGCGTGCTCGTCGGCGGACGACTCACCGCCGAAGACGCCTACGCCTACGCCAAGTACGCGCGGATCGTGCTGGGCACCAATGACATCGACTTCCGCAACCGGGTGCACAGCGACGAGGAAGCCGAGTTCCTGGCTGCTCACGTCGCCGGTCAGCCGATGCAGGTGACGTACACCGATCTGGACAAGGCGCCCGTCGTGCTGCTCGTCGCGTTCGAGCCGGAAGAAGAATCGCCGATCGTCTACCTGCGGCTGCGCAAGTCATTCCGCAAGCACGGCCTGAAAGTGGTTGCGGTAGCGCCATTCAGCACGCGCGGCCTGGAGAAGATGGGCGGCACCCTGATCTCCGCCGCACCCGGCCGCGAACCCCGCGCTCTCGACGCCATCGAGGTGTTGCCGCCCGGCTCGGTCATCCTGACCGGCGAGCGGCTGGCCGGTGTCCCCGGAGGGTTTTCCGCCGTGGCCCGGCTGGCCGAACGCACGGGCGCGGGCGTCGGCTGGGTGCCGCGGCGGGCCGGCGAGCGCGGTGCGCTGGAAGCCGGTGCAGCGCCGAATCTGTTGCCCGGCGGACGCTTGGTCACCGATCTGCCGTCCCGGACCGAGGTGGCCGTCGCCTGGCATGTGGACGAACTCCCCGACGCACCGGGCCGCGACACCGCCGCGATCCTGGCCGCCGCCGCCGATGGCGACCTGGAGGCCGTCCTGGTCGCCGGCGTCGAACTGGCCGACCTGCCCGACCCGGAACAGGCTCAGCGGTCACTCACCGCTGCGAAGTTCGTGGTGAGCATGGAGGTACGGCGCAGCGCCGTCACCGACCTCGCGCACGTCGTGTTCCCGGTGGCGCCGGTGGTCGAGAAAGCCGGCAGCTTCGTGAACTGGGAAGGGCGCGGCCGGTCGTTCGGCGCGGCCCTGCCGCCGGCCACCCGTGCGGACATGGGGGTGCTGGCCGCGCTGGCCGACGAGCACTGCATCGATCTGGGGTTGCGCGATGTCGCCACGGTCCGCAACGAGATGAACCGACTCGGGTGCTGGACCGGACCACGCCCCGCCGCACCGGAATTCACCGCTCCGCCGAACCCGGTACCAGGACCCGGCCAGGCCGTCCTCGCGGGCTGGCGGATGCTGTTGGACGCCGGGAGGATGCAGGACGGCGAACCGAACCTGGCTGCCACCGCGCGTCCGGCGGTCGCCCGACTGTCGCCTGACACCGCCACGAGCGTCGGAGCCGAGGACACGCTCACAGTGAGTACGGCGCACGGCAGCGTCACCCTGCCGCTCGAGATCACCGATATGCCGACCGGTGTGGTGTGGCTGCCGGTGAACTCGCCCGGATCGACTGTGCACGCGACGCTACGCGTCGCCCCGGGCGCACTCGTCTCGATCAGTGCGGCCAGTGACGGGACCAGGCCATGAACTATCCCGACCTCTCCTCCTTCGGCCTCGACCCATGGTGGCTGGTCCTCGCCAAAGCGCTTGGCATTTTTGTGTTCCTGTTGCTCACGGTGCTCGTCGCCATCTTGCTCGAACGCCGGGTACTGAGCTGGATGCAGATGCGCATCGGACCCAACCGGGTGGGCCCGTTCGGGTTGCTCCAGAGCCTGGCCGACGGCATCAAGCTCGCCCTGAAGGAAGGGCTGGTCCCGGCCGGGGTGGACAAACCGATTTACCTGCTGGCGCCGATCATCTCGGTGATCCCGGCGATCATGGCATTCGCCGTCATCCCGATGGGGCCACTGGTCCGCGTCTTCGGACATGAGACCCCGTTGCAATTGACCGACCTGCCGGTCGCGGTGTTGTACGTCCTCGCGGTCACGTCGATCGGGGTCTACGGAATCGTGTTGGCGGGCTGGGCCTCTGGCTCCACCTATCCCCTGCTCGGCGGGCTGCGGTCCAGCGCGCAGGTGATCTCGTACGAGATCGCGATGGCGCTGTCGTTCGCCGCGGTGTTCCTGTACGCCGGCACCATGTCGACATCGCAGATCGTCGCCGCGCAGCAGGGCCGCTGGTACGTCTTCCTGCTGCTGCCGTCGTTCCTGATCTACGTGGTCGCCATGGTCGGCGAAACCAACCGGGCGCCTTTCGATCTGCCCGAAGCCGAGGGCGAGTTGGTCGGCGGTTTCCACACCGAGTACTCGTCGCTGAAGTTCGCGATGTTCATGCTCGCCGAGTACGTCAACATGACGACGGTGTCGGCACTGGCCACCACCCTGTTCCTCGGTGGTTGGCAGGCCCCGTGGCCGCTGAGCCTCATCCCCGGTGCCAACACCGGATGGTGGCCGCTGCTGTGGTTCATCGGGAAGGTGTGGGCCTTCCTGTTCCTGTTCATGTGGCTGCGGGCCACGCTCCCCCGATTGCGGTACGACCAGTTCATGGCGCTGGGCTGGAAGGTGCTCATCCCGATCTCACTGGCCTGGATCATGATCGTCAGCGTCGTGCGGACGCTGCGACTGCACGGCTACGACAGCTGGCCCGTCGTGCTGGCGTTCGCCGCCGCCATCGCCGTGGTGGCGATCGCCGGCGCACTGTGGAACACCGTACGGCGCAAGTCAGCTCACACCCCGGTCCCGGCCGCCGAACCCCAGCCCGGCGCGTTCCCGGTGCCGCCCATCCCGGCCAAGGAGGTAGACCATGCCCGGTAGGCCCAAGTTCATCAGGCCCAAATTTGTCGACGCCCTCGCCGGCTTCGGCGTCACCTTCGGAACCATGTTTAAAAAGTCGGTCACCGAACAGTATCCCGAGGAACCCGGCCCGGTAGCGCCTCGCTATCACGGCCGGCATCAGCTCAACCGCTACGACGACGGCTTGGAAAAGTGCATCGGCTGCGAACTGTGCGCGTGGGCCTGCCCGGCGGACGCCATCTTCGTCGAAGGCGCGGACAATACTGCGGAAGAACGGTTTTCACCCGGCGAACGGTATGGCCGGGTGTACCAGATCAACTATCTGCGGTGCATCGGCTGTGGGCTCTGCATCGAGGCCTGCCCGACCCGCGCGCTGACCATGACCAACGACTACGAAATGGCCGACGACAACAGGTCCGACCTGATCTACGGCAAGGACAAGCTGCTGGCTCCGCTGAAGCCCGACATGACCGCACCGCCACACGCGATGGCCGAAGGCAGTACCGACGAGGACTACTACCGCGGCAACATCACCGCGTCAGGTGTTTCGCGGCCCGCCGCGGACGGAGCGACTCGGCGTGAGGCGGCCAAGTGACCGGAGAGGCCGTGACGTTCTGGGTGCTCGGCACGGTGTCGGTGCTCGGCGCCATCGCCATGGTGGCTGCGCCCAAAGCGGTGTACTCGGCAATGTTCTTGGCCAGCACCATGATCAGCCTCGCCATCCTCTACATTGCCCAGGACGCGGTGTTTCTCGGCGTCGTGCAGGTGGTGGTCTACACGGGCGCGGTCATGATGCTCTTCCTGTTCGTCCTGATGCTGATCGGTGTCGATTCCGCGGACTCCCTGGTGGAAACGATTCGCGGACAACGCATTGCCACCGTCGTGGCCGGCGTCGGCTTCGGCATTGCGGTGATGGCCGGAATCGGTGGTCTCAGTGCGAATTTTGTCGGTCTGGAGCACGCGAACCGAGCCGGCAACGTCCAGGGTCTGGCGGTGCTGATCTTCACCCGCTACCTGTGGGCGTTCGAGACCACCAGCGCGCTACTGATCACTGCCGCACTGGGCGCCATGGTGCTGACCCACCGCGAACGGTTCGAGCACCGAAAGACCCAGCGCGAGCTGTCAATTGAGCGGTTCGCCGCGGGCGGGCATCCGACGCCCCGACCGAACCCCGGGGTGTACGCACGGCACAACGCCGTCGACATCCTGGCCAAGCTTCCCGACGGTTCGGACGCCGACATGTCCGTCAGCGCCGTCCTGCCCCGGCGCAGCGTCTCCACCGATGATGGGAATGCCGTCAGCGCACGCGAGGAGCAGGGAGGCTCATGAATCCCACCAATTACCTCTATCTCGCCGCGCTGCTGTTCACCATCGGCGCGGCCGGAGTGCTGGTGCGCCGCAACGCCATCGTCATGTTCATGTGCGTCGAATTGATGCTCAATGCCGCAAATCTGGCGTTCGTCACGTTCTCCCGGATACACGGTGAGCTCGACGGTCAGGTGGTGGCGTTCTTCACCATGGTGGTGGCCGCATGTGAGGTGGTGGTGGGGCTGGCGATCATCATGACCATCTTCCGTTCCCGACGATCGGCGTCGGTGGACGCCGCGAGCCTGCTGAAGCAATGACCATGACGACATCGGTGTGGTTGCTCATCGCGCTGCCGCTGGCGGGTGCGGCAATACTGCTGCTCGGCGGGAAGGCCACCGACGCGTGGGGCCACCTGCTCGGTTGCGCCACGGTGGTCAGCGCCTTTCTCGTCGGCGCCACCCAGTTCATGGCAATGACCGCTCGCGACAACGACTTCCGGATGGTGCACGAGACGTTGTTCTCGTGGGTTCCGGTCGCCCAGCTCCAGGTCGACTTCGGGCTGCGGCTGGACCAGCTGTCCGTCTGCTTCGTCCTGCTGATCACCGGCGTCGGCGCTCTCATCCACATCTATTCGATCGGCTACACGGCGCATGACCCGGCCCGGCGCCGCTTTTTCGCCTATCTCAACCTGTTCGTCGCGGCGATGCTGCTGCTCGTCCTGGCCGACAACTACCTGGGCCTGTACGTCGGATGGGAAGGCGTCGGCCTGGCGTCGTACCTGCTGATCGGGTTCTGGTCGCACAAGCCGTCGGCGGCGACGGCCGCGAAGAAGGCGTTCGTCGTCAACCGGGTCGGTGACATCGGGCTGGCGCTGGCCCTGGCAGCCATGTTCGCCCACACCGGAACGCTCTCGTACTCGGGTGTTTTCGCCAAGGCCCCGCATCTTGCCGCGGCTACCGCCACACTCATCGGCCTGCTGCTGCTGCTGGCGGCGTGCGGCAAGTCGGCTCAGGTGCCGCTGCAGTCCTGGCTCGGGGATGCCATGGAGGGCCCGACGCCGGTTTCGGCGCTGATCCACGCGGCCACCATGGTGACCGCAGGCGTCTACCTCGTCGTGCGGTCGGCACCGATCTTCAACCAGTCCGCCGATGCCCGGCTGGCGGTCGCCAGCGTCGGGGCGGTGACGCTGTTGTTCGGCGCGGTGATCGGCTGTGCCAAGGACGACATCAAGAAGGCCCTTGCGGCGTCGACCATGAGCCAGATCGGCTACATGATGCTGGCGGCGGGGCTCGGCCCGGCCGGCTACGCGCTCGCGATCATGCATCTGCTGGCGCACGGCTTCTTCAAGGCCGGTCTGTTCCTGGGCGCCGGTTCGGTGATGCACGCCATGGATGACGAGACCGATATGCGCCGCTACGGCGGACTGCGCAGCGCCATGCCCGTCACGTTCGCCACGTTCGGCATGGGGTATCTCGCGATCATCGGGGTGCCGCCGCTGTCCGGGTTCTTCTCGAAAGACCCGATCATCGAGGCCGCGTTCGCCGCCGGCGGCACCAGAGGGCTGCTGTTCGGCGGTGCCGCGCTGCTGGGCGCGGGCATCACCGCGTTCTACATGACCCGCGTCATGCTGATGACGTTCTTCGGGGAAAAGCGTTGGCGGGCCGAGGCGCATCCCCATGAATCTCCGTCGGTCATGGGCTGGCCCATGGTGCTGCTCGCCGCCGGGTCCATCGGCGCGGGCGCGCTGCTCGCCGCCGGCGGAGCGTTGGAACATTGGCTCGAACCGATCGTCGGTTACCAGGAACTCGAGCACACCGTTCCCGCCTGGCTGCTCACCGTCGTCACGCTCGCGGTGGTCGGTGTCGGCGTCGCGATCGCGTATCGGATGTATGCGCGGCAACCCATCCCGCTGAGTGCGCCGGTCAACGTCTCCGGGCTGACGGTCGCTGCCCGCAATGATCTGTACGGCGACGCGTTCAACGAGCGGGCGCTGATGGTGCCGGGGCGGCGGCTGACCGATGACCTGGTTGACTTCGACGACGTCGCGGTCGACGGTGTCACCCGCGAGCTGGCGGCGCTGGTGCGCAGCGGATCGCAGGATCTTCGGCGCTCGCAGAACGGGTTCGCCCGGTCCTATGCGTTGTCCATGTTGGCCGGAGCGGCATTGATTGCGGCCGCCATTCTCACGGTGAGGGTGTGGTGACCGGAATGTGGTGGCTGACGGCGTTGTGGGCCGTCCCGATGGCCGGCGGTGCGACAGTGATCCTGTTGCCTGCCACGGCACGGGCTTTCGCGCGCTGGACGGCACTCGCGGTGTCGCTGGTGGTGTTGGCCGTCGCGCTGATGCTGGCGCTGCGGTTCGATCCGGCCGGGGAGCGCTACCAGTTCGTCGAGAACCACCCGTGGATACCATCGTTCGGCACCGGATACATCCTCGGGGTCGACGGTGTGGCCCTCGTGCTGGTCGCACTGACGGCGGTCCTGGTGCCGCTGCTGATCATCGCCGGATGGAATGACGGTGACGCGAACGACGCAGGCGCGCAAGCCAAGTCGACGCATGCCTATTTCGCATTGATCCTCGCCGTCGAGTCGATGGTGCTGATTTCCCTGGTGTCGCTGGACATCCTGCTGTTCTACGTCTTCTTCGAGGCCATGCTGATCCCGATGTACTTCCTCATCGGCGGTTTCGGCGCGGACCGTCCCTCGGCGTCGAAAGCCGCGGTGAAGTTCCTGCTGTACAACCTGTTCGGTGGCTTGATCATGCTGGCCGCGGTCATCGGGCTGTACGTGGCCACCGCCAACAGCCCGCTGTTCGCCCACGGCACGTTCGATTTCCGTGCCGTCGCGGACGCTGTGCGCGACGGCACGCTGAACGTCAGCCCGGGTTTGGCCAATGCGCTGTTCGGCGGATTCATGTTTGCGTTCGCGGTCAAGGCACCGCTGTGGCCGCTGCACCGGTGGTTGCCCGACGCGGCAGTGCACGCCACGCCGGCCACCGCGGTCCTGATGATGGCTGTCGTCGACAAGGTGGGCACCTTCGGCATGCTCCGGTACTGCCTCCAGCTCTTCCCCCAGTCCGCGGCGACGTTCCGGCCGTTGATCATTGCGCTGGCGGTCATCGGCATCGTCTACGGGGCCATCGTGGCCATCGGTC includes these proteins:
- the nuoL gene encoding NADH-quinone oxidoreductase subunit L — encoded protein: MTTSVWLLIALPLAGAAILLLGGKATDAWGHLLGCATVVSAFLVGATQFMAMTARDNDFRMVHETLFSWVPVAQLQVDFGLRLDQLSVCFVLLITGVGALIHIYSIGYTAHDPARRRFFAYLNLFVAAMLLLVLADNYLGLYVGWEGVGLASYLLIGFWSHKPSAATAAKKAFVVNRVGDIGLALALAAMFAHTGTLSYSGVFAKAPHLAAATATLIGLLLLLAACGKSAQVPLQSWLGDAMEGPTPVSALIHAATMVTAGVYLVVRSAPIFNQSADARLAVASVGAVTLLFGAVIGCAKDDIKKALAASTMSQIGYMMLAAGLGPAGYALAIMHLLAHGFFKAGLFLGAGSVMHAMDDETDMRRYGGLRSAMPVTFATFGMGYLAIIGVPPLSGFFSKDPIIEAAFAAGGTRGLLFGGAALLGAGITAFYMTRVMLMTFFGEKRWRAEAHPHESPSVMGWPMVLLAAGSIGAGALLAAGGALEHWLEPIVGYQELEHTVPAWLLTVVTLAVVGVGVAIAYRMYARQPIPLSAPVNVSGLTVAARNDLYGDAFNERALMVPGRRLTDDLVDFDDVAVDGVTRELAALVRSGSQDLRRSQNGFARSYALSMLAGAALIAAAILTVRVW
- a CDS encoding NADH-quinone oxidoreductase subunit M, with amino-acid sequence MVTGMWWLTALWAVPMAGGATVILLPATARAFARWTALAVSLVVLAVALMLALRFDPAGERYQFVENHPWIPSFGTGYILGVDGVALVLVALTAVLVPLLIIAGWNDGDANDAGAQAKSTHAYFALILAVESMVLISLVSLDILLFYVFFEAMLIPMYFLIGGFGADRPSASKAAVKFLLYNLFGGLIMLAAVIGLYVATANSPLFAHGTFDFRAVADAVRDGTLNVSPGLANALFGGFMFAFAVKAPLWPLHRWLPDAAVHATPATAVLMMAVVDKVGTFGMLRYCLQLFPQSAATFRPLIIALAVIGIVYGAIVAIGQTDVMRLISYTSISHFGFIILGIFAMTEQAQSGAALYMVNHGLSTAALFLIAGFLVSRRGSRAIADYGGVQTVAPVLAGTFLVAGLATLSLPGLAPFISEFLVLVGTFIHYPAVTAVAATALVLSALYILWMYQRMMTGPVAVGNDKLRDLVPRELAVVVPLVVLLLVLGIYPKPALDIINPAVGHTSSSTAQGVVR